A stretch of DNA from Desulfobulbaceae bacterium DB1:
CATTGCTGGCCTTTGACGAACGGCGTTGTGCGCCGCAAAATCTTTTAACCATATACGGCATGGGCGACATCCCCTGCGATACCTCGATGCGTGAAATTCTGGACGGTGTCGACCCCAATGATCTCCGGCCGCTGTTCAAGGATGCATTCCGGGCGTTACAACGCGGTAAGGTTCTTGAAAAAATGCTGTTCATGGACGTTGGCTACCTGTTGAATCTCGATGGTACCGGTTATTTTTCATCCAAGGCGCTGCATTCCGATGCGTGCATGGGAAGAGTCAACTCAAAGACGGGAGAAGTCACTTATTACCTCCAGACGGTCGGAGCGGCCGTTGTTCATCCTGATTACAAAGAGGCGATAGCTCTTTGTCCCGAGACGATCAGGAAACAGGACGGAAAGACAAAAAATGATTGCGAGCGTAATGCCATCAGGCGTTTGCTTGAAAAATTACACCTGGATCACCCGCACTTCAAGTTCATTATCAACGAGGACTCACTCAGTTCCAATGCACCCCACCTTGAAGATCTTGAGAAGCATAATCTTCACTATATCCTGGGAGTTAAAGAAGGCGACCATAAATTTCTCTTTCAGTATGTCGATCAAGCCGTGGAAAATGGTGAGACAATCGAGCTGACCATCGATGACGAGAAAGATACGGACATAAGCCATTGTTTCCGCATCGTGTATCATGCCCCACTCAATAAATCGAACCAGGATAAGCGTGTAACCTTTGTCGAATATTGGGAGATCAACGCAAAAACCGGCAAAAAGCAGCATTTTAGCTGGATTACGGATTTGGACATCACCGAAGAGAATGTCTACCAGTTTATGCGCGGCGCCCGTGCCCGGTGGAAAATAGAGAACGAAACGTTCAATACCCTGAAGAACCAGGGATACCAGTTCGGCCACAACTTCGGCCTGGGCAAGCAGCATCTCAGCGAGGTGTTCGTCCTGCTCATGATGCTGGCCTTTCTGGTTGACCAGATTCAGCAATTATGCTGTCCACTTTTCCAGGCTGCCTGGAAAAAATGGAAGACCAAGAGATCCCTTTGGGAAAAGGTCCGAAGCAAGTTCCATGAATTCCACATTGATACCATGGAGGAATTGTATCGCTCGATCTTGGACCACAAGCCGGTGCCGTTACCCAGGTAACGTAAAAGGCCGGACAATTATTTCAAAGAGCAGGTCCCTTGCCTGGAAAAATTCGGGCAGGGGCGGATGGACAATTATGTCCTCCAAAACAGGCTTTTGGACAATGGTTATTTTTTTTAAGGCAATTAGCCGGCTTGTGAGCCGATTTTTCCGATCTGATCTCCGCAGCCGGCATAAAAACTTACTTCCAGACGGTCGGCTTTAATCGTCCGGGAATAGTTGCTTTTCGTCTTGTCCCAGGACACGCTGACCTCTTCATTCCAGAACTCGCGGCTGGAAATACAATCCACTGCCATGAGCATCCTGCCGGCGATCCTCTACACCAACCTCATCACCCTGTTCCTCGTCAGCGCGGCGGCAATCGCCGTCACTCTTTTTGTTTCGCACAAGATCGCAGGCCCCATGTACCGGATTGAAAAAGGCCTGGCCGCGGCAGGCAACGGCGACCTGACCCACCGGATCAACTTCCGCAAAAAAGACCAGATGCGGATCATGGCCGAAAATTTCAACACCATGACCGAAAGCCTGGCCGGCAAAATCTCTGAAATCGAAACGGAAGTGCGCGATCTGGAAAAACTGGCCGAAGAGCTCAATCTGCCGGATCAGTTCACCCGCGGGCTTACGGACGTGCGCCGCCGCATTGAAAGCAACTTCCAACTGCACAGAATGTAAAAGAGTGGATGGACGGCCTTTGGCAACTTCGACTCCATATCCCGCACGTCATGCACTGCGCCCCCCCTTCCTCGTTCTCCTGCTGACCGCATGGCTGATTGCCGTCGCCGGGGGCAGCTCATGGGCGGCAACCATTTACGGCGGCAAATGGCAGCAGCTTGAAACGCGGCACGCCGTGCTTCTTTTTGAAAGCCGCGAGGTGCTTGACCTGTTTGCGGGCAAAATACGATATGACCGCCGCCGGGACCCTGCCGCGCACCTCCTGGTGCCCTCCGACGAAACAGGTGACAACGGCATCACCGAGAAAATCGACGCGCTCTTCATGCGGGTTCAGGAAATTCTTGATATGCGCCGGAAAATGGAAAAGGTGACCATAAAAATCTATCCGGACACCGGCAGCCTGCGGGATGTTTACCAGCGGCTTTTCCGGAGCAAGGACGCCATGCGGGCCTGGTATCTTTACGAAAAAAACACCATTTACGTCACGGTGGCCGATGTGCATGAAGGGATGCTGGCCCATGAAATGGCCCATGCGATCATCGACCACTTCTTCTCCGTGCGGCCGCCTTCGGCCACCGCCGAAATCCTTGCCCGCTACGTCGACAAACACCTGACCAGGTAATTGTTGACTATTTTGGGGTCCGCGCAACATCCCTCCCCGGAACAGTGATCCGATTCCTGCGTGCTGTTTTGTGAGATTTCTTGAAATTTTCTGGAAATTTATATACAAATTTATAGTATAGTTTTGATTGCTTGCAATGGGATGGCTTTGTAAAAATTCCGGCACCGTCTTTGCAACAGGATCACTGAAAAAATTATTACCGACAGGCCGGCGGCAGTGGGCGATTCCGACAAACTGACAAATCAGTTTTACCAGAAAAGCATGGTTGAAGCAGTACAGAGAGCCTGCAAGGCGTGCCTTGTCTGAACCGGCGACCAATCCGGGTCAACGGCCGTTGAAACGAAGAGGTTTCAATGCCGCCTTTGCGCCGGACGCCCAATTTAACACCATCTCTGGTGCCCGCAATGACGAATGACCAGAAATTCCCCGAAGACGACAAGACCCGTATCGGCATGGGAGTCGAGTTTTTCTCCCCGGACAGGAAGCCGCAACCGCCCGCAACGCCGGTCAATGACAGTGAAAAAACCCGTATCGGTTCCGGCCTCGATATCGGCAGACCCGAACCACCTGCGGCAGACGCCGGTTTCGATTCCCCCCAGCGCCCCCGTTTCGCCGGCGAGCAGGTCACGATCACTCCCCAGGCGCCCGTTGCGCCGCCACCCCGACCCGCCCCCCCCAGACCTCCCATCCGGGAAGAAGATCTGTTCTTTGAGGCGGAAACAGCCGCCGGTGCCGTTGAAATGCCCCTCTCCTCCGGACTCAGGCTGACGGTCGGCCGCGACACCACGCAGGATATCATCCTTGACGATCGCACCCTGAGCCGCGAACACCTGGTTCTTGAAAGACGGGGTGACAAGGTGGTCATTCAGGTTCTCGGCTTGAACGGCCTGGTCCACAACGGCATCACCCACAAGTCGACAACCATTGAAATCGCCGCTCCCGCCGCCTTCACCGTGGGCAGAATCCTCTGCCGGCTGCGCAAAAAGATCGATACCAATGCAACGCTTTTCATGGCGGACCCGGCGGAATTCGCCAAGGCCCAACAGCAACAGCCGGCGCCTCCCCCCCGTGACCCCTTTGCCGGGCACCCGGCTCCCAGGGGAGGAGACTTTCGGCAACCGGCACCGCCGCCTTTTCCAGGAGGCGATTTTTCCGGCGACACTTCCGCTCCCCAAGCGGAGCCGGCACCGGCTTTTCCCCCGGCAAGCAGTCGCAACGCCTTTGATGATTTCGAGGGGCAGAGTTCCTGGGAAGACCCCTTCTCCCAACCGGCCGACGGCGGCCTCAAATCCGGATTCCCCTCACAAAAAACCGGGATCAGCCGCTATCTGCTTCTCGGCGGCGCCGCGCTGCTGGGAATTCTGCTTGTTGTTGCCCTGGTGCTTTTTTTCACCCGGGACAAGGATGATGCCCCGCCCAAGGCACCCACCGCTCCGCCACCGGCCGCGCAACAGGCCGCGCCTCCGCTTGTTGCCCCCGCTCCCGCTGTCGCGCCGCCTGCCCCGGCCGCGCCCGCGCAATCGGATGGTGACCCCAAGAACTACAATTTGCACGGCAGATTCTTTAATGAAGCATACCGCTATTACAACGAAGGAAATTACACCATGGCCTGCGACTACCTGAAAGACATCCCGGCAACATCGGCGTTCCGGGAACGGGCCGAGAATCTGGCACAACAGATGGGCAACTGTAAACTCAATGACTGAGCAGCTCGTTCTTGAAGTGATTGACGGCCCGATGGACGGGCTGAACTGCCTCATTGACAAACAGGGCAATATCGGCCGCAACGTGGGAAACATCCTTTCCCTGGCCCTTGATCTGGAAATTTCCGGGCGGCACGCCGAAATCCTCCGAGAGGGCCCGTCCTGGTGCCTGCGCGATCTGCAGAGCACCAACGGCACATGGCTGAAAGGCAAAAAAATCCAGCCGGCAAAGACCTTCCCCCTGAAAATGGGCGATACCTTCATTGTCGGCTCCACCATTATCCAGCTTTTTCAGGGGTCGATCCTTGATGTACTGAACTCCTTCAGCGACAAAGGGTTCAGCGACCCCCGCAAGGACTATGTTTTCTCGCCGGAATTCAACCCGGTGTGGGAAGAACTCTCGAACCGCATGCCGGCCGAGGGCGGCTACTGCGATATCAGCAGGCTGTTTCTGGCCCTGATCAAGGCAATGGATGAAAAAGAGGGCGAGCAATTTTCCAGCGTGCGCACCCTGCTGTCCGGCGCGCGCTATAAAATCCTTGATCCCTGCCTTGCCAATATCAACCTGCAGCCCATGTTGCAGACCATGCCGGGCACGCTGATCATCGCCCCGCGGGTCTGGCGGGTGCTTGATCTTGCGGCAAAAAAAGACAAGGAGGGCATTACTCCGCTGCATTTCTGCAAGGCATTGCTCGAAGAGGGGCGGAGCCTGGTTTCCCGCTATATTCGTTCCGACCAGCCCCTGCTGGAAAGATTCGGCATTTCCTACGGCCGCCCGCAACCGGGCAGAGCCGCCGCCCTTTCTCCGGCCCCTGATGTTTCCCCTTCCGCTCCCGCCGAGCCGGCAATGGCGGAATCCCGTTCGGAGCAAAGCCATGATGACCCCCTCTGGCTTGACTTTGCCCTGAAAATTGAAAGAATTGCAAAAGGCTTTCTGGATGATGCCGAAAGCCCTGTTGCCGGAACCAACAAACTGCAACTGCCGGAGCTGGAAGGAGATCTGCGGGAGGCGCTTCGCCTGGCGTCCGACAAAACCGGCCGGGAGAAAATTCTCGCAGCCCGCCTGGAGACCCTCTATCACCTGCTGGTTTTGCTGCTTGCCGCCCAGCGCGAAGGATACATGCCCTTTGCCGCCCGGTTCGGCGCGCGGCTCGGCAAGGCCCTGGCCGACACGGATGATCAAGGCAAGGGACTGCTGCCTCTCGGCAAAAAAGCACTCACCCCCCAGGATATCGCCAACACCGTCAGGGCCACCCTGACCAAAGTGGAAAGCGAAGGGATGGCGGAACAGGTGGTGCGGGAACAGATTCAGACGAAGCTCAGGAAGTACAAGGAAAAATCGCAACCCAACTGAACGGAAGTAAAAATTACCAAACTGAGGAGGAATATCCATAATGGGGAAAAAATCCTGTCGTCTCTTTCTATTTCTCATCCTGTCCGTCATGCTTGGGGCCTGTGCCGCGCCCAAGAAATTTTCCGATATCACCCTCAACTTTGCCGCCGATCCCTCCATAAACGATGATGTCCTGCTGCCGGTCGACATCGTCGTGGTCGACCGCGCCGTCTCCGAATCGGTCCTTGAGATTGGCCCGGAAAACTGGTTCGGAGAAACCCTCCGCGACCGGCTCGTGGGTGAAGAAATCCAGCATGTCGCCATCAAGGGTGACGCCCGGCGGGAGGTGAAAATCACTATCCCCGAGGGAGTCACCAAGGTGATCATTTACGCCGACTATGAAAACAACGTGGACCGCCTCGGTCAGCAGATCGTCATTTCTCCGGAAAAAAACAATTTTGCGCCGAGCTACAAGGTGAACATCAAAGACAATAGAATGGAGCTTGCGCCGTGACAGGAAAAAGCGAAACAGCCGAGGTTCACTGGCATGAGGGGATGTTTCTCCTGCCCCACCATTACCAGGCCTCCGGCCGCAGCAGGCACATGCTGGAATGCGAAATGGCCACCACCCTCACCCCCTACTGGTGGGGCATCGGCGACCTGCAGATAAACAGCGCCGCCCTGGCCGGCTTCCGCATTAAGATCGATCGCGCCGTTTTCCGCCTCAAGGACGGCACCTGGATCAATGTGCCGGATAACGGACATGCCGCGGAAAAATCCTTTGCAGACCAGAAAGATCAGCTCGATACGGGTCTGCCCGTCTGGTTCGGCATCAGGCGGCCGGAGCCGCACCGCCCTCTGGTGCATGAACTGGGCGAGGAGGAAAAGGGCGTTGCCCGCACCTTTGTCCTGAAGGAAAACACCCTGGCCGACGAAAACAACGGCCAGAATGAGCAGACGATCCTGAGCCGCCTGTGGAACGTTCAGATTTTTTTCGGTCCCCATCCGGGGGACCAGTTCGAGGCCATGCAGATCGGCGAAATGGAATGGTCGTCCTCCAAGCTGCCCGTCTTCAAGGCGGCGCACATCCCGCCGCTGCTCCACATCACCGCCTCCTCCCATCTGCGGGAGCGCACCAAGAATGTGGTGGTCAAGCTGAGCAATCAGGCGAATTTTCTCCAAGGCGAAATGTCGGCCAAAAGAATCTCGCTGACCGGCGACCCGCTGCGCATACTGGCGAATCTTTCCCGCCTGCAGATTTCGGCAAGCTACGGCCTGCTCATGCAGCAGCTTCTCAATGCGGAACACATTCACCCCTTTCACCTGTACCTGGAGCTTGTCCGGCTGGCCGGAGAACTGGTCGCCCTCTACCCCGACACCCGGCTGACCATCCCCCCCTATGACCATGACAATCTCACCTTTGTCATGGAAACGGTGCTGAAGCTGGTTGAGCAGATGATCGAGGGCGGAGTGGTGGTCGACTACATCCACCGTCGTTTTGAAATCGAAGGCGACCAGCGTGTCTGCCGCATTGACAAGGAATGGCTCGAACCGGCCCAGGGCACCAGGGTCAAGACCTATCTCTGCATCGTCACCGATATGACGGAAAGCCAGGTCGATGCCATGCTGAGCGATTACCGGGTAAAAATTGCGCCGCCCTCCCGCATGGAGGAGCTGATCATTTCCCGAACCAGGGGCCTGTCCTGCCAGAGACTGCGCCGCATCCCCTCCGGTCTGCCGGACAAAAGCGGCCTGCACTACTATCAGGTGGACATATCGCGCACCTCGGAATTCTGGCTTGATCTCTGCCGGGACCTTTATCTCGTCATCTACGGCATCCCGGTTGACGCCACCTCGGACATCAGTCTTTACGTGCACATCGAGCAGGGAGAAAAATAATGGACAACAGAATAATGAACGCCGCCCGACCGGTGATTGATTATCTCCTCGGTTTCCGCTACCGGCTTGAAGCCGGTGAACAAGTCGATTCCCATTCCCTGCGCGCCGACATCGTCACCCGCCTGGCCGGCATGGAGGCCTCCCTGCAGACCGTCGCCGCGCTGCAGCCGAAGCTTCCGACCATCAAATACATCATGACCGGCTTTGCCGACGAGGTCATTCTCTCCTCCGCATGGAACCGGGCCAAGGAATGGCATGAACGGCTGCTTGAAATGGAATTCTTCCGAACCAGCGTGGTGGGCGAACGATTTTACGATCTGCTGGAAAACGAAGGCTACCGGGACCCGGAACTGGCCGAGCTGTTCTACACCATTCTGGCCTTGGGTTTCCGGGGCAGATACCGCAACCAGCCGGAAAAGGTGACCGGGCTGAAACTGCGAACCTATGCGCTGCTGCCGAACCGCTTGCCCGACGACGAGCGCCGCCTTACTCCGGGCGCCGAACACGTCATTGCCGGAGACACCAGATATTTGCCGAAACTGTTCGGTTTGTCGGCCATCATTGCCGTGCTGCTGGTTTCCTTTCTCATTTACTTTATCACCAGCCAATGGATGTGGAACGATATTGCCGGGGTGATCAACGATGTCAGTCGGTCGCTCATCGAGTAACCTGCATGGCTGGACCGGAATGGTCAGCCACAACGAAACATGAAAATCAACCACGGTGCACAGCGAACACGCAGAGAAAAAAACAAAATCCTCCGTGTTCTCCGTGGTGAAAAAAAAGTTTTCGGATAAAAAAGCCATGTCAAAACTACTTTCCCTGTTGCGTTCGCCCCTTTCCGCCCTTGCCGGCATCATGGTCATCATCGGCATCCTCGGCTACTACCTCACCCGGCTCGGCCTGAAACTGGGATCAAAATATCTGCTGCTGGGGCTGGGCGGCATCCTGCTCACCGTCCTGCTCATTGTCGGCATCTATTTCCTTTGGCGCCTGTTTGAAAAACGACGCGGGAAAAAAATGGGAGACGAACTTGACCGGCAGCAGCAGGCCGAGGACCAGCAGCGTCAGCAGTCGAAACTCGCGGTCCAGGATATCAAGGGCCGCTGGGCCGACGCCATGGCGACGCTCAAGGCAAGCAAGGTCAAGATTTACGACCTGCCGTGGTTTCTGCTCATCGGCGAGCCCCAATCGGGAAAAACCACCACCCTGCGCGAATCAGGCCTTGACTTCCCGCTGGGCAAGGATGCGCTGACCGGCGCGGGCGGCACCGTCAACTGCGACTGGTGGTTCACCAACGACGCGGTCATCATCGACACCGCCGGCCGTTTCACCATGCCCGTTGACACCGCCCCTGACCGCCGGGAGTGGCGTGCCTTTCTCAAACTGCTCGGCCGCTACCGCAGCCGCTGTCCGATAAACGGGGTCATCGTCACCATTCCGGCCACCTCCCTGCTGCAGGATTCGCCGGACACCATCAGGAACAAGTCCCGAAACATCCAGGAAAAACTGCACGAGCTGGTCGCGGTGCTGGGTATCGAGTTTCCCGTGTACATCATGGTGTCGAAACTTGACCTGGTTTACGGTTTCGCCGAATTCTGCGCCTCGCTTTCCGCCCAGGAACGTACCCAGGCAGTGGGCTGGAATCGACGCGACATCGCCTCCAAGGGGTTCAACCCGGAGGAATTCAACCACTTCTTTGAACTCCTGCACGGCAGACTGCACGGCTGGTCCATGCGCCGGCTGCGGGACATCACCCCCGGCCCGGAGGCGGACCGGGTCTATGCCTTTCCCGGTGAATTCAGCCGGGTGAAGGATACCCTGCGGGAATACCTTGGCTTCATCTTCAGCGGCGACCGCTTTCACTCACCTCTGCTGCTGCGCGGCTGCTATTTCAGCAGCGGCCTCCAGGAAGGCCGCTCCATCGCCAGGGCACTGCTGTCCGGGGCAAAGGCGGAGGATAAGGGAATCATGGCGGAATTCGCCAAATCCTTTGTCCAGTCCCGGGCCTATTTCATCAACATATTCTACCGGAAAGTCTTCCGGGAACAGGGACTGGTCAACCGCGCCGGCAGAATGGCCAAGCAGGAGATCACCTTCCGTATCGCGGCAGGCGTCACGGCGACAGTCATCCTGGTGGTCACCGCCTGGCTGCTGATCAGCGGCTACAACCGATTGCTCAATCTGGTGCAGCCCCTCGAGCTTCATGCCCGCAAGGCACAGACCATGCTGCTCGGCAAAGGACAGCCCGCGCAGCCCGTTGATTTCAATGAAGTCGTCACAGTGATTGACACACTTGACCGTGGCCGCTTGCAGCTCATGGAACAGGGCGTCCGCCGCTTTTTCAAATCAAAGGAACACGGCATCGTCCGAAAGATCGGCCGCATTGAAGACGCGCTGCTGGAACAGATGGTGCTCCACCCGATGCTGCTTGCCGCCGGGGAGAATTTCGCCGCCATGGAAAGGCTGGCCGATCCGGCTGAAAAGGCCCGGTTTCTCAAACTGCTCCTGCTGTATCTTGACACCAAGGCGGGAAAAGCCATTTCCGGCAACGATATCATGGCCGGCTTTGACTTTGTTCCCTGGCAGTCCCCTGCCATGCGGGCCATCAATCGCCTTGAGGTGGAACGGCTGGTCAAGGGCTACCCTTACGGCGACATGCCGAATTTCACCTTTGCCAAGTTTCGCGGCACCATGTTCCAGGCACGGGACGGCATGGGGCGGCTCCAGGAATTCTGGGCCACCTATTATCCCGAGCTGTGGAAGAAAATCCAGGACGCCATCACCATGATCAACGCCTCATACGGCAACCTGAACGTCATGCCGATGCGACCCGGCGATGACAACGATTTTGCATCCTTCAGCGCCGAGGCCAAGCGTTTCCTGGAGGGGATCGACTTCCTCTCCGCCATCGGCCGCGACGATCTTGTCTGGACCGCGGCGATAAAGGCTTCCTGTCAGGAGGATTATCTTCTCCTGGGAAAAGCCCTGACCGACCAGCCCCCGGGAGATATCAATTCCCTGACTTCCACCGCCACCCGTCATTCCCAAATCTGCCAGGATACCGAGCAGAACATCGGCTCGCAGTGGGCCGCCTTCATCCGCCGGAACAGTCATGTGGTCCACGACGACGGTCAACTTGACCCGGACATGCCGGCGGTCAAAAAAGCGGTACGGGTCGCCCTTGACTTCGGTCCGCTTTTTACCCCCGAGGAAAGCAAACGCCTCCAGGAACCAGGCACCGATCCCCTTGCGGTGCTCGGGTTCTGGAACCAGGCATGGCAAAAGGAAAGAGAAACGAAATCAGGGGAAATACAGGCACTTATCGCCGGTCTGCAGGGGGAGAAATGGAAAAAACCGGAACTGCAGGCCGCCCTTGATTCCTTTATGCGCCATATCGTCTGGCTGTCGGAACGAGACGCCACCATTGCCGCCATCAAGGCGGTAAGCTCCCAGGACGCCATCACGGCGGACAGCCTCAGTCCCGGTCTTGATCCGCCCCGCATGGCCAGGGCATCCTGGCTGACGACCCAGTACACGACACTGAGCAACATCCATGAAAGCCTGCGCCAGAAATACCCGGCCGCCACGGTCGGCCTGAAGCCCGTCCACGCGGCCATGACCGAGGTGATGCTGGAAAGCTGGCAGCGGTGCCTGCAATTCTGGCACAATACCATCCGGGATGTTGATCCGGCCGCCCGCATCCTCTCCACCAAGTCATGGCAGGCCTTCCGCCAGGAGGTCATGAACCAGCAGGGCATCTTCCTCGACATCAGTGTCTGGCCCATGGACGCCTTTCTCGACGCCATGCCGTTGAAAGATATCCAGGGAGTCAAAGAGGTGCTGTGGAACGCGGTGAACAAGGCACTTGCCTCGTCATCCTTGCGGTCCCTGGAGCAAAAGGTGGAAAAAACGGCCTACGTCTACAGCGGCAACCGCTACATGAGCATGCTTGACGAGTCGCAAAACGACTTCTACAACGCCGTCAAGGAACTCAGCGACGACGCCACCCAGTCCTGGCAGGCGCTCAGCGCCAAACCGGAAACAGGGGCCGCCCCCATGGACGCCTTTTCCGCGCTCCGCATCTTTGCCAACAAGGTTGAACGGGACGCCTTAAGCCGCGGCGAACCCCTGGCCTTGCGACTCGCCGCCATAGAGAGCCACGGCATTTCGCTGCTCAAGGGCAAAGTCGCCTCCGGAGTCAGCACCTCCTTTGCCTCCTTTATCGGCGAATGGCAGAAAAAAATAGGCGACACCTTCCCCTTCGGCAACCCTGAGCGCTGGATCATCGAGGACAACATTGAAGGCAACCTGCGCACCCTGACCATCCAGGTCGGCAGTGCCGCCGTGCTCAACGACTTCTTCTTTTCGGCCGATAACGGCTTCGAAGTCTTTGTCAAAAAATACGGCCTGCTGCAGGCAAAACCCGCCGCCGACTCCTCTGCCGCCATTCTCAACGAAGCCCAGAAGCGCTTTCTGAAAGAGTGCCAGCAGTGGCGGGAATTTCTTTTTGATGAAGGCGGGCGCCCCAAGAGCCATCGCGTGGAAGTGATGATCGATGATGCCGGAGACCAG
This window harbors:
- a CDS encoding transposase, which gives rise to MRNEKIKLRKHLNADALFATMRTGFGEINDHRPGEVTISLADALMSGFAMFSLKDPSLLAFDERRCAPQNLLTIYGMGDIPCDTSMREILDGVDPNDLRPLFKDAFRALQRGKVLEKMLFMDVGYLLNLDGTGYFSSKALHSDACMGRVNSKTGEVTYYLQTVGAAVVHPDYKEAIALCPETIRKQDGKTKNDCERNAIRRLLEKLHLDHPHFKFIINEDSLSSNAPHLEDLEKHNLHYILGVKEGDHKFLFQYVDQAVENGETIELTIDDEKDTDISHCFRIVYHAPLNKSNQDKRVTFVEYWEINAKTGKKQHFSWITDLDITEENVYQFMRGARARWKIENETFNTLKNQGYQFGHNFGLGKQHLSEVFVLLMMLAFLVDQIQQLCCPLFQAAWKKWKTKRSLWEKVRSKFHEFHIDTMEELYRSILDHKPVPLPR
- a CDS encoding type VI secretion system-associated protein, whose product is MTGKSETAEVHWHEGMFLLPHHYQASGRSRHMLECEMATTLTPYWWGIGDLQINSAALAGFRIKIDRAVFRLKDGTWINVPDNGHAAEKSFADQKDQLDTGLPVWFGIRRPEPHRPLVHELGEEEKGVARTFVLKENTLADENNGQNEQTILSRLWNVQIFFGPHPGDQFEAMQIGEMEWSSSKLPVFKAAHIPPLLHITASSHLRERTKNVVVKLSNQANFLQGEMSAKRISLTGDPLRILANLSRLQISASYGLLMQQLLNAEHIHPFHLYLELVRLAGELVALYPDTRLTIPPYDHDNLTFVMETVLKLVEQMIEGGVVVDYIHRRFEIEGDQRVCRIDKEWLEPAQGTRVKTYLCIVTDMTESQVDAMLSDYRVKIAPPSRMEELIISRTRGLSCQRLRRIPSGLPDKSGLHYYQVDISRTSEFWLDLCRDLYLVIYGIPVDATSDISLYVHIEQGEK